The Alligator mississippiensis isolate rAllMis1 chromosome 14, rAllMis1, whole genome shotgun sequence DNA segment accagtgcctcaaatcactataataaattctaaattcctgtaatttttatttttttttttaaataatggaaaatcagagctcctcctacccccttcgctcaccaggatgcaggtccagctgcagctgccacctccccccccagctttgtggcactgagcggCCGATACGCCAGGTCaaacccaagccacagccccaccagtgcccctcacttctgacccacagctccctggccctgctgctggtgccccaagtcccaacccacagctctgccagtttTCCACACTCCTGACTTGCTGCCCCCAGCCAGTGTGGGCATGGACAAAATggcagggggggcacttgccctccccccccccccccaatttctgtgcctgcagcagggcatggggctgcagctagGCTAGACAAGCTCAGGGTAGAAGctacctctgtggcccagcaggtggaaGCAGCACAGGAGGGAGCACTATGCCACCATGGGCGAAACACTCCTGTCCACCCAACAGCAGCAAGGGGCCACCATGCCTcacctttaaaggaaaaaaatccatttttccatggCGAACAGAAAAGGGTGGATCCCTGCTGTTCACTCTTTGGATCTCGTACTAAGCAATGTGACACCCAGGGGAACCCTACTCGCTCCCTCCTTGGGCCTTATACTTGTGACATCAGGAGAATGCTATAGAGCTTGTTCACTCAAACTCCTCTTCCAGGTATGAATAAGCAAGTTATGTGTCTGTCTAAAGAGGATGGTTCTCACCCTGTCTCTTTGGTTTTCTGCAGGTACCTGAAGAAAATATAAATGGCGTAATCAATGCACTCCAAGTCAGTCAAGCTGGAAAGCATTAAAAATCTTCTGAGCTGGTTCCAGATGCTTTTTCTATTGTAATAATATTATGGTTATTCCTTTTTTCTCACAGTATTCTTGGATAATCTGATTCTGGAGAGgttgaagtgaaaaaaaaaaaaagacatgagcATAAACAGCTCTTTTTAAGAATTGCTGAACTTAGAGCCCCGCTGTTCAgttccaaagcaaaaaaaacccataacCTTGCTGGTGTGAGAGGAATTGCCCAGACAGGCAGATTGTGTGTGCTGCAGCTTTAGCAAGAGCTTCTCCAGAGGAACTGGGGTGGAAGGGCTGGTTTCTTTGTGGAGAGTGTAAAGAAATaaggaaataaaggaaaaaaaaaacccaaaaaaacagaaTACAGCAGTCCTCTCTGTCTTTAAAACTGTATGTCCTCAGAAGTCGTATGAACCAGCCTCCCACAGCTGCAGTGAAGTATCCAACAACCCTGCTCCAGGTTTTCTAGAAGAGGAATAAAATGCTTGCGGCAAGGATGGGTTAGAATATCTTTATTCTCTCTGCCCCAGTTCCATTAGATCCATGATTTCACCAGAGTTACCATGTGATCCACTCCACATGCCACAGCCACCACCTCCCCAGGTACTGTCacctaggagaaaaaaaatagaacccGTAAGTTCAGTACTGGGtactgctgccaatgctgcctcAGTGAAGAGGTGTGCACTTATTCTGTAGTGCCATCATGAATCAAACCAATTACTTACACCATGGATTACCATAAAGTGGAGCAGGTTGCCTGATCCTTTTTAACTACACGCTGTGTaaaaatatacacatatacacactcccTGTTGGTTTTAAGTACATGCCCCTGACTATAATCGGTAAGTGCCCCTCCTATGTTCTGGGACTTGGTGGTGAATAGGTTCCCTATTCACTTTTCCCATGGCCTTCAACAGGAGAAGGTAGAGATCTGCAAAATCATGAAAATGTGTCACAGTAGGAGGAACAGCAAGGATAGCAACTTACATGATACTGATCATGCAATGAAGAGCTCTTATGGCATAAATGCAGTCTTTAATAAATGCAACTACTTTACTGTTCCTTAGGGGGCAAGAACAGGTGACCCTAAtgggaagaaaggacagaaagtGCAGCAAAAGGCTAGCCAGGCCCAAGACTAGTTGAAGAGAGTTTGAACTCAAAGAAAAGGAAGAGCATTCCCCCCCCTTGACTGTCTTTTCCAAGTATGCCAGGTAAAGAGGAACAACAAGGAAAGAGAAGGTTTAAGTAAAAAGAGGTACTGAGGTCAGCTACCAACTGACAGCAAGGATAGGGAAGGCGATAAGTAGCCTATTGTTCAGGGAATTGGCTACTACCTTTGTGATCATGGAAAGGTCAGGTGAGGTCTCTGATAATGGTAAACACACTGCCCAGGCTTAAAGGAAGGCAGGAATAAGCTGGGAAGTtccagaccagtcagtctgagcTTGATACCTGGGACTGGAGCACACAGCATCATGAACTAGAAGAGATATGCCTCTACCTTAGCAAGGCTCTTGCCAGCATCTCCATGGTCATCTAGATAGATACATGACTGCTCATACCccagaggctgtggaatctccatcctaggaAGGCTGAGGGTAGACAAAACCCATCGCTCAGAGCAGGATGTTTGAACTAGGGCCCAATTCAGCTGACTAGGTCTCACTGACACTTACCCTCCAGGGAAAATACTGGTCTTCCATTCTTCCAATTCCCAAGCACCCTCTTATATTCTTGCCCCAGACAAAAAGCTCTCCTCTCTCTGCAACAAGAGAAACAAAGACAGCCTCAGTAAGCAGTGCCAAGCTACAGACTTGTAAATAAGCACCAAATTGCTAAGAGCCAACCTTTTTGCCTAAGCTCATCGCAGCTATTTTCTCCTCACCTCATTAGGGCCAACTGCACGTTCAGTCTCTTACCATTAAGTGCCGCAAACTGGCTGAGTCCACAGCGAAGGTGCTTAACACGAACATCTGATGAGCCAAAGAGAGTGGGAGGGATCATCTCTGGAGCTGCTGTTTCCAGAAGGTTCGGTCCTTTCCCAAGGATTCCATATCCCCACACAAAGACATTTCCTTCCTCTGCATGACAAATGCACACAACACTTCCATCAGCTGCCAAGTCTTGAGGAGTTGTATTTCACCAGAGGTGACGGACTCAAATACATTCTTCCCTCCTAGGTTTTGCACACCCATTTGCAATATATGGGGCCTGTACACACCCCATCACTTCTACCTCACAACACATTCACTTCCAGTGGGGGCACGTAACTGGAGGATTTCTTTAGAGATACTCACCATTCAGAACAGCATTGCCGGTCCCTCCGCACGCAGCCTCCTTTACCTTCCCAATCTTGAATGGTAAGTGCCTGGGGACATTCaccttttttttaagaaatgcattATGGCTTGAGACACAGAGCTACTTTAAAAGGGGTTTGCTCAGGTTGTAGGGCAAAAAGAACAAGATACACAACACTCTGAAAGAGCTTTGACTACTGTTTGTGTCATCAGAAAACCTGGCCCTCTGAGCTTTGAGGAATCATATAGAGCCAAGCCCAGATGCCACAACTTTTCGGTATGGGACCTTACAGAGTGGCACCAATTTGACAGTCTGCCCTTTGTTCTCCCCGTGAAGCAGAGATGTCTTTTAATAGTGGACAGCACACATTTCAGCAATTAACAAAATAGATCAGGTGCTTCTCTCCCACAACGTGTACGGTCAAGTCAGCACCTGGCACTAGGGGTATGCAGATAATTTTCCACCAGGTATATCGGTGAATACAGATCTGATATCAGATTTACAGGAACGCAgccgggcagcatggagagcagtgccctgcaggtaagtctgtggaggggaagggctgggagcaggaaggaagaagGGGGCCCAGATCGAGgcacccatggtgagggagggaatgggacgGGCTGGGGCAGCGGTGAATGcgaccccagggccagggtggctcCTCTAGTGGATCAGTgtcctggtgcttaaaaatggcagcaggggcacttgaactagaGCTCATCTAATGAGCTTTCATtcaagtgccaccaccaccatttttaagcatggggatgcttttagaagcagagctgagcagggcgAAGAGGAGGCAGgatgcccactgcaggctctgggctctccactttgtcccaccaccaccgggcaagccaggggcaagctgctggcgcAGAGCTACcagaaaaaggcagcagggcagagagccttgagcccacagtgggcagcctgccttcaccaTGCGCACAGgactttggggggagggggggggaagagaagcacatgccccccatgccttcctcagGCGGGCACACAGcaaccacccctcctccccacgcactcaccccccaccactgcctggataagccacccacagctccattcctctccccacccccgagtcccattcactgccctggctgggcagtgcccctagcccctaccccactctctccctcaccgtgggggccttgatctgccccccttcacactccttcccctccacagatttacctgcagggtgctTGCTCTCCACATTGCCCAGCTATGCTTCTcgctgtgtgcatgctgtggcagcgcacatgcacgtggcatatTTATTGGTACATTATCAGCtaacaccagccaaaaaaagccaatagtattagttttccttttatcggtcCAATATGGACTTTTGCTTTCAGCTATTCTGAATTAACCTCAGGCTCCCTTACTACATCCATTCATTTCTGGTGCTTCTTGCTAAATTGCTACACAGCTTGAAACAGTATTTTTACCCGAGTCCAAGTCTCTTAAGTTTCATCTCCTTACTTTTCCCATTTGGGTCTCAAAAATGGAACGCCGAAGCATTTAGCAGTATTAAGTCACCTAATGGGGTGGGCAATTAGCCAGCACTGTCATGAAGACTACATTGATGGCGGAAGATTTCTGCAATACACGAAATGCCTTGGTCCCTTACCTGCTTCCAAAAGGGACTAGAATCTAAAGAAACAAACAGTAACTTAACCTAGAGGATAGGAAGGAAGGGAACTTTTGCTAGAGACACAAGAGACCAAATGAGACGCTCTATTGCTTGCTTGAGAAAAATCAGAACTGTATGGCAGATAGAGGGGTGGCCACAGAATCTACAGAAATGAGTTTGGACTCATGAAGGCTTATGCCATttatctctaatttagttagtccaTGAGGTggcacatctaccctgccttctgcccaacttCAGGCTAACAGCTAATTGTGTCTCTCTGCTCATGAAATAACTGCCAGAATCcaaccctccccacaaaaaaaacaccTCACAAACATATACAGCAACAGGTCTGTCCCAAGATGTCTTTGGAAAGACTTTCAGCACATGGCACCATAATCAACAACATGTCAGTCTGTTACTGGGAGGAAAATTATGCCATCCCATAGCTCAGTACTGCATCCACATACCCCAGGATATAGCAGGGGGTGACTGATGGACAGGTGCCCCTTTAGCCGTATGcaatataaagaaaagaaaattcctAAACAGACCTGCGTTGTGTCCGTAACGCACGCTAGTTGCAGGTATTCCGAGTTTCCCCAGCCGAAGACGTCTCCTTCATCAGAAACAGCCAGACAGCAATCAGCGTAGGAGGCAACCTGAATAATGCTGACCCCAGCAACATCTCCACCTAGCTTGGTGGGAACACTGGAAACATTGTAGTGGCCTAGACCTGGCAAAGAAACAGACAGTCTGGAATGATGTGCTGCCCTCCTGCAGATCAGAACAAAGCCAGAAACCACACTGGGCAATGCTAAACTAACAGAAGTCACTCAAATCACACTTTCAAAGCTCTAACTAGAAGTCTAAGCAGACAAAACACCAGCTCTAATTGTGCACAGGTTAGGAAACCACTTGGCCTCATTACCAGGATCAGTTAGGTGCACTCCATCAGGAAACATCCTGGCAGAAAAAAAGCGTAGTTGAAGGTAGGAACCTAGTGCCCTGTAGTGTTACCATAGGTAGGGCAAAAGCCTATCAGATGTCCTGCAGGAGTTACAAGTGCAAACTTGCTGGCTGTGGTGCCAATAAAGCCAATTAAAATAAGACTGGCAACCTTCACAGCCAGGGGTGTCCAGactgatcttccaaggtcccttctggcattacaatctatgaatctgaactACTATATCCATTTTACTTTGGCCAGGCTCTGATCACCTCCAAAATTTCCATCTACtctgcaaaaatagcagcaatTTTTCAAGGTACTGAAGTTCACAGTGATGTCCATTATAGTATATCACGTGTTTTGTTAGAGCCATTGTGAACCGTGTTCCAAACCACTCCAGCACCCAGACTAAGGCTATTCCTAAAGCTGTGATTCTAGTCTCCAGGCAAATTAATGTTTTGTACGAGGTGTCTTTCAGCCAGTCCAGCAAGAACTGTACAGTACAGCCACACTGGAGGATgaggaagaagcagggaaggggcagggtaaACCTTAGACACTATTCTGGGCAGCTTTATGAGGAGGAACAAGCAAAGAGGGCCTCAACCAAACCTCTGACCCAAGGGCAGGATGAGTCATCAGGAATTGGTGAAGCCCTCAAGCAGACACAGTGTAAAAGCAACAGAGGGCACTCACCCACCCCCCAGAGAAGAGCAAAATCAAGGTTTGGTGTTTTATCACAAGATGCTTCTCATTTTTATTCCCAGCACCCGTCCCATAATCAAGGCTTAAGAGATGCATCTCCACTCCATTACGCAAGAACACACAGCTCAGAACGCTCTTCCCCAAGCACGCACTTTTCAATTTCAACTTTTACTCATTTGCTGCTTCCCATGCATGCGCCACTCCATCATACGTCACACCCCTCTGACCAAACTGACACCACTGCTCTGACTTGCGCCTCAGCTCATTGCATTTTCAGCTCCACTTCACAGGACATCGTACCTGTTTGTCCATCGGCTCCCCATCCACAGGAATAGATCTCTCCTTTCTCTGTCCTAAACAGACTGTGATCCTGACCACAAACAACCTGTGTAAGAGAAAACCTACACTGAACTGCATGCACAATTTGTACTTGTACACCCAGACGACAAAGAAAAACCCATGATGAAGCTCATTAAAATTATGTCTAAGACACCTCCAACCAGTCATCCAGTGGGTtgaagggggagaggaaaggagaaatCCAATACACCAGACCAAGAATTTATCTGCTTTGTGTTACCAATTTGCTTGTTACTGAGGTGAACACGGTCTGGGAACTAAGTATAGGtctaaacatttttcttagcttTTAGTTAAAGTTGTTACCTGCACAACTCTTCCATCAAACTCCTGCAGTCGATTTATCACATGGCTCTCACTATACACCATTAGGCAGGGattgaaacaaagaaaagaaaggaaaaaattgcAAGTTTACCACACACCAAATTTTAAGCATTCTTGTAGACATTGTTACAGTTTTTAATCAGTTctcccctggctgtggggcacgCAGTTTCAAGTCTGAGTAACTGAACTAGGAAGGTAGTAGGCAGAAGGTTCATGAATTCAGGGTTTGACTGAACTCTCTCAAAGGCATCATCTGAGCTACAGTGGTTTGCTGCTGTGGTCCTTCTTGGCCTTGTCTTTATTCCTAGTCCCCCGTTCATCCCCTTCCTCCCTGGAGCCTACAAAGGACAGGTGTGGTGACACTACTCCCATTCATAGAGACCAGGTATGCCAGACAAGGATGGTGGTCTCACTTGAGGGAGGAAGTGAGAgcagaacctgttcagcctcaaggCAGTATGGAGAAAtgtcacctccccctccctcaagGGCCGAATCTGGTACGCGCAAGTGTTTGGCACCACAGGAGTCATGGGCATCACAGAAGCAGTGGCACAGCACTGGTTCATCCTACCAACCAGCTTCCTGTTATGACCTCTCTTCCTTAGCATCACTCCCAGGACCAGATTTGAACTCAAGAGCTACTTCAAGTTACATGATCCTCACCAATTTAGGATACCAATAAAATTCTAATTTACTATTTCTTGGACCTATCACTCCTCATCAACCCCCTTTCAGTTCTATTTCTCCCCTGGGTCCCACAATATTCACACGAGACATCCCATTCCGTGTCATTAAAGTTCTTTGTTATTCTCACCTATAAATTTCACCTTCAACTACTTCTCGACCACACTGCCCATACGAGTTGTTTCCCATGCTGAAGACTGAAAAAGAAACATACACCTACAGTTACAGCAGCTCTCTGAAGCAGCATCAagcattttttcctcctctctaggGCCTGACTGAGGTCTACACAAAGCTTAATGTCCACATACATGTTTCTCAAGCAGTACCAGGTATGGCAGGCTCCCACTTTCTTTGCCTGAACCTAGGTTAAACAGGGCAAAAACATTTTTACTAAAATGACCCAAGTTCCTACACCCTAAGCATCACACACCCTCAATGTCATCATTTATTCCTCTCAAATTGCCCCTCTCATTCTCCCACTGCTTAGACTTGGCAATGAGATCATTATTCCAATAAGAACTCTGCATCAAACAATTACCTCCACCAGTGATCACGAACTAGTAAGATGCTAACTAGCATGCTGAAGGATTCCCTGCACAGCAGAGAGCCCATTCAAGCAAGGAACCTTCTTTATAAAGGTTTATTTATTCATTACAAAGGCAATAGTTAGGGGCTTCCCAAGGAAGATACCTTGAAGGAATTGGCATAGCTGCTGAAACAAAATTAGCCAATGTCCTTGGTGAAACACGACCAATTTCTTACGCTTAGCACGCCCCAGCGCTAGACTTGCCAGCTTTATTTTATACTGCTTACAATGCACGCATATATACAACTTCAGCCAAATGAACACCTAGCACAAGGAACGGGGTTTCAAGGTGAgagttctgcctctgtgcttcacGAACTTTTCTGTACGCTAATTTTATACCCTTTATCAGCTTTGGGTTTAGCTtctaaagaagaaagaaagaaagcatacACTCAGGCACTCAACTGCCACCGCCACGGATCGTACCTCCTTCATGGTCTGTCAGGACGAGGGAATGGGCTCTCCCACAGGAGACCTGCAACACTCGagtctcctggggcttctccagcgGCAATGGAATAGGAGATGGCTCCAAGACATACTCGTAGCTTTTTGCTTCAGGGAAAAATATAAAAGGCCAGCAAATAAGCTTCCATAACAGTTACACAGGCATTTATCATCCAGAAAGCACATGCACTCGCTCAAACAGACAGCCTATCTAGATCCCTCCCCACCTATTATGGGGCTATCAAGATGACCAGACGCACACCCCTGGAAACAACAAGCAACTTCTAAAAGCAAAAGTTATATTTGCTCTCGGAAAGGCCGCAGAAGTCTGAAAACACAACCAGAAAACAACGGTCCGGAGGCAGCCAGAGCGGGAAAGCAGCTCCGCACCCGCGGCtcgctccctgcagccccccagggccGAGCCCCTTACTTCGGTCCTTCCGGCTCCGCTGGAAGCCGAGCTGCGAGTCCTTGTtgagccccatgccccacactt contains these protein-coding regions:
- the RCC1L gene encoding RCC1-like G exchanging factor-like protein: MLALGVARRRAAAAALGCGPRRGRAGAAGPEPEPGGHRALREADEATPVFRYVGKRARRVDRVFVWGFCHAGALGVPSFVRPDAAWKRPRRVQNTPYRLETADKISSAACGYGFTLLSSNTADITKVWGMGLNKDSQLGFQRSRKDRTKSYEYVLEPSPIPLPLEKPQETRVLQVSCGRAHSLVLTDHEGVFSMGNNSYGQCGREVVEGEIYSESHVINRLQEFDGRVVQVVCGQDHSLFRTEKGEIYSCGWGADGQTGLGHYNVSSVPTKLGGDVAGVSIIQVASYADCCLAVSDEGDVFGWGNSEYLQLACVTDTTQVNVPRHLPFKIGKVKEAACGGTGNAVLNEEGNVFVWGYGILGKGPNLLETAAPEMIPPTLFGSSDVRVKHLRCGLSQFAALNERGELFVWGKNIRGCLGIGRMEDQYFPWRVTVPGEVVAVACGVDHMVTLVKSWI